In a single window of the Hippocampus zosterae strain Florida chromosome 6, ASM2543408v3, whole genome shotgun sequence genome:
- the cds1 gene encoding phosphatidate cytidylyltransferase 2 — MTELRRRGGGGEDPDSTDNMTDKEGEDDRLLGLQGDTEAECDVDTKADAADVPASTADTDNTPQCLNKALEGLPPRWKNYWIRGVLSLAMICGFFLIIYLGPIALILIVMTVQIKCFQEIITIGYKVYRSYDLPWFRTLSWYFLVCVNYFFYGETLADYFGALVRREEPLQFLSRYHRFISFALYLAGFCMFVLSLVKKHYRLQFYMFAWTHVTLLIVVTQSHLVIQNLFEGMIWFIVPISIVICNDIGAYLFGFFFGRTPLIKLSPKKTWEGFIGGYFSTVVFGFILSSLLSQFQYFVCPVGLSSESGSLFTVECEPSDLFVLQQYKLPALVRNALSWETVTLYPFQIHSIFLSSFASLIGPFGGFFASGFKRAFKIKDFASTIPGHGGIMDRFDCQYLMATFTHVYIASFIRGPNPSKVLQQLLMLQPEQQLSIFNTLTSHLKDRGLLPPTA; from the exons ATGACCGAGCTCCGGCGACGAGGGGGCGGCGGGGAGGACCCGGACAGCACTGACAACATGACTGACAAg GAGGGCGAGGACGACAGGTTGTTGGGCCTGCAGGGCGACACGGAGGCAGAGTGCGACGTGGACACCAAGGCGGACGCCGCCGACGTGCCGGCGTCCACGGCGGACACCGACAACACGCCGCAGTGTCTCAACAAGGCCCTGGAGGGACTGCCGCCGAG ATGGAAGAACTACTGGATCCGAGGAGTTTTGTCTCTCGCAATGATTTGCGGCTTCTTCCTTATCATCTACCTGGGACCAATTGCTCTCATTTTGATC GTGATGACGGTGCAAATCAAGTGTTTCCAAGAAATCATTACAATCGGCTACAAGGTCTATCGCTCATACGACCTGCCCTGGTTCAGGACTCTGAGCTG GTACTTCCTGGTGTGCGTCAACTACTTCTTCTACGGTGAGACGCTGGCCGACTACTTTGGCGCGCTGGTGCGGAGGGAGGAGCCCTTGCAGTTCTTATCTCGCTACCACAGGTTTATCTCCTTTGCCTTGTACCTGGCAG gttTCTGCATGTTTGTGCTGAGTTTAGTGAAGAAACATTACCGCCTCCAGTTTTACATG TTTGCCTGGACCCATGTGACGCTGTTGATTGTGGTGACTCAGTCGCACCTTGTCATTCAGAACCTGTTTGAAGGAATGATCTG GTTCATCGTGCCCATCTCCATCGTGATCTGCAACGACATTGGCGCCTACCTGTTCGGCTTCTTCTTTGGACGCACGCCACTCATCAAG ctctCGCCCAAGAAGACATGGGAAGGATTTATCGGAGGCTACTTCTCCACCGTCGTTTTTGGATTCATT TTGTCGTCGCTGCTGTCCCAGTTCCAGTACTTTGTGTGTCCGGTGGGCCTGAGCAGCGAGAGCGGCAGCTTGTTCACGGTGGAATGCGAGCCGTCCGACCTGTTTGTGCTGCAGCAGTACAAACTGCCCGCGCTGGTCCGCAACGCGCTGTCGTGG GAAACGGTGACATTGTACCCGTTCCAGATCCACAGCATTTTCCTGTCATCCTTCGCATCGCTCATCGGCCCTTTTGGCGGCTTCTTCGCCAGCGGCTTCAAGCGAGCCTTCAAGATCAAA GATTTCGCCAGCACCATCCCGGGACACGGAGGCATCATGGACCGCTTCGACTGTCAGTACCTGATGGCCACCTTCACCCACGTCTACATCGCCAGCTTCATCag GGGCCCCAATCCCAGCAAAGTCCTGCAGCAGCTGCTCATGCTGCAGCCGGAGCAGCAACTTAGCATCTTCAACACGCTCACCTCGCACCTGAAGGACCGTGGCCTGTTGCCCCCCACAGCATGA
- the tmem175 gene encoding endosomal/lysosomal proton channel TMEM175 isoform X1, with protein MDRQEGDDHAAQEEQHVGEHAVEELDALAVSTESLLAASDDVEEEEAHGGTQSSHRLLAYSDALLSIIATVMILPVAHTKMEVDEELDDNLQLLLGTKVAVYLMTFLIVTVAWAAHIRLFQVIVRIDDTLALLNLACMMLITLLPYTFSLMANFPAHVLGILLFCGCVMVIGLIQSVIVLYAFGRPFLLQHQIRSCEDRSVYRHHILKVLLRVPVMCLLAAVCSFFCYQLSYVLLALVIFLPYISQAILWCRDKLLGPAQEDPEQVMFSTFLPSEALSKERVEAFSDGVYAIVATLLILDICEDNVPEPAAVQQRFNGSLVAALRSYGSVYLAYLGSFATVGLLWFAHHSLFLQVSRATRAMGLLNTLSLAFVGGLPLAFRLTHELPLAELRAERRAVQASCVLVFGAGVFQLATWVAALQGGGRRTLRPAVRYGGPEHVFMLAKLALYPAVALAAFLLTCVLSRFSVTIFHLMEIATPLAFLLLRLMVRFASALLRHLFWPQSGQPDNGEENVQSRVPFNPPVIQ; from the exons ATGGACAGACAGGAAGGTGACGACCATGCGGCGCAGGAGGAGCAGCACGTCGGCGAGCACGCGGTAGAGGAGCTGGATGCCTTAGCCGTGTCCACAGAGAGCCTCCTGGCCGCCTCGGACGACGTCGAGGAAGAGGAAGCTCACGGGGGCACGCAGTCCTCGCACCGGCTGCTAGCCTACAGCGACGCGCTGCTCTCCATCATCGCCACCGTCATG ATTCTTCCCGTGGCCCACACCAAGATGGAGGTCGACGAG GAGCTAGATGACAACCTTCAGCTTCTGCTGGGCACCAAGGTGGCCGTCTATCTGATGACCTTCCTCATCGTCACTGTGGCCTGGGCGGCGCACatcag GTTATTCCAGGTGATCGTGCGCATCGACGACACTCTCGCCTTGCTTAACCTT GCGTGCATGATGCTGATCACCTTGCTGCCGTACACG TTTTCGCTGATGGCCAACTTTCCAGCGCACGTTCTGGGAATTCTTCTGTTCTGCGGCTGTGTGATGGTCATCGGTCTCATTCAG TCGGTGATTGTGTTGTACGCCTTCGGCCGTCCATTCCTGCTCCAGCATCAGATCCGATCATGTGAGGATCGCTCCGTGTACAGACATCACATCCTCAAAGTCCTGCTGAGGGTTCCTGTCATGTGCCTCCTGGCTGCAGTTTGCTCCTTCTTCTGCTACCAGCTG TCGTACGTGTTGCTGGCTCTGGTCATCTTCCTTCCATACATCTCCCAGGCCATCCTGTGGTGTCGAGACAAACTCCTCG GTCCTGCGCAGGAGGATCCGGAACAGGTTATGTTCTCCACCTTCCTACCCAGCGAAGCCCTAAGTAAAGAACGCGTGGAGGCCTTCAGCGACGGTGTCTATGCCATTGTGGCCACGCTGCTCATCCTGGACATTTG CGAGGACAACGTCCCCGAGCCGGCCGCCGTGCAGCAGCGCTTCAACGGCAGCCTGGTGGCGGCGCTGCGTTCGTACGGGTCGGTGTACCTGGCCTACCTGGGCTCCTTCGCCACGGTGGGCCTGCTGTGGTTCGCGCACCACTCGCTCTTCCTGCAGGTGTCTCGGGCCACGCGCGCCATGGGCCTGCTCAACACGCTGTCCCTGGCCTTCGTCGGCGGCCTGCCGCTGGCCTTCCGGCTCACCCACGAGCTGCCGCTGGCCGAGCTGCGCGCCGAGCGCCGCGCCGTGCAGGCCAGCTGCGTCCTGGTCTTCGGCGCCGGCGTGTTCCAGCTGGCCACCTGGGTGGCGGCGCTTCAGGGCGGCGGGCGGCGGACGCTGCGGCCGGCCGTGCGCTACGGTGGGCCCGAGCACGTTTTCATGCTGGCCAAGCTGGCGCTGTACCCGGCCGTGGCGCTGGCCGCCTTCCTGCTCACGTGCGTGCTGAGCCGCTTCAGCGTCACCATCTTCCACCTCATGGAGATCGCCACGCCGCTCGCGTTCCTGCTACTCCGGTTGATGGTGAGATTTGCCTCGGCCCTCCTCCGACACCTGTTTTGGCCGCAAAGCGGACAACCGGACAACGGCGAAGAAAACGTCCAATCGAGGGTGCCGTTTAATCCGCCGGTAATCCAGTGA
- the tmem175 gene encoding endosomal/lysosomal proton channel TMEM175 isoform X2 — MEKPPNGEKQILPVAHTKMEVDEELDDNLQLLLGTKVAVYLMTFLIVTVAWAAHIRLFQVIVRIDDTLALLNLACMMLITLLPYTFSLMANFPAHVLGILLFCGCVMVIGLIQSVIVLYAFGRPFLLQHQIRSCEDRSVYRHHILKVLLRVPVMCLLAAVCSFFCYQLSYVLLALVIFLPYISQAILWCRDKLLGPAQEDPEQVMFSTFLPSEALSKERVEAFSDGVYAIVATLLILDICEDNVPEPAAVQQRFNGSLVAALRSYGSVYLAYLGSFATVGLLWFAHHSLFLQVSRATRAMGLLNTLSLAFVGGLPLAFRLTHELPLAELRAERRAVQASCVLVFGAGVFQLATWVAALQGGGRRTLRPAVRYGGPEHVFMLAKLALYPAVALAAFLLTCVLSRFSVTIFHLMEIATPLAFLLLRLMVRFASALLRHLFWPQSGQPDNGEENVQSRVPFNPPVIQ; from the exons ATGGAGAAGCCGCCCAATGGCGAGAAGCAG ATTCTTCCCGTGGCCCACACCAAGATGGAGGTCGACGAG GAGCTAGATGACAACCTTCAGCTTCTGCTGGGCACCAAGGTGGCCGTCTATCTGATGACCTTCCTCATCGTCACTGTGGCCTGGGCGGCGCACatcag GTTATTCCAGGTGATCGTGCGCATCGACGACACTCTCGCCTTGCTTAACCTT GCGTGCATGATGCTGATCACCTTGCTGCCGTACACG TTTTCGCTGATGGCCAACTTTCCAGCGCACGTTCTGGGAATTCTTCTGTTCTGCGGCTGTGTGATGGTCATCGGTCTCATTCAG TCGGTGATTGTGTTGTACGCCTTCGGCCGTCCATTCCTGCTCCAGCATCAGATCCGATCATGTGAGGATCGCTCCGTGTACAGACATCACATCCTCAAAGTCCTGCTGAGGGTTCCTGTCATGTGCCTCCTGGCTGCAGTTTGCTCCTTCTTCTGCTACCAGCTG TCGTACGTGTTGCTGGCTCTGGTCATCTTCCTTCCATACATCTCCCAGGCCATCCTGTGGTGTCGAGACAAACTCCTCG GTCCTGCGCAGGAGGATCCGGAACAGGTTATGTTCTCCACCTTCCTACCCAGCGAAGCCCTAAGTAAAGAACGCGTGGAGGCCTTCAGCGACGGTGTCTATGCCATTGTGGCCACGCTGCTCATCCTGGACATTTG CGAGGACAACGTCCCCGAGCCGGCCGCCGTGCAGCAGCGCTTCAACGGCAGCCTGGTGGCGGCGCTGCGTTCGTACGGGTCGGTGTACCTGGCCTACCTGGGCTCCTTCGCCACGGTGGGCCTGCTGTGGTTCGCGCACCACTCGCTCTTCCTGCAGGTGTCTCGGGCCACGCGCGCCATGGGCCTGCTCAACACGCTGTCCCTGGCCTTCGTCGGCGGCCTGCCGCTGGCCTTCCGGCTCACCCACGAGCTGCCGCTGGCCGAGCTGCGCGCCGAGCGCCGCGCCGTGCAGGCCAGCTGCGTCCTGGTCTTCGGCGCCGGCGTGTTCCAGCTGGCCACCTGGGTGGCGGCGCTTCAGGGCGGCGGGCGGCGGACGCTGCGGCCGGCCGTGCGCTACGGTGGGCCCGAGCACGTTTTCATGCTGGCCAAGCTGGCGCTGTACCCGGCCGTGGCGCTGGCCGCCTTCCTGCTCACGTGCGTGCTGAGCCGCTTCAGCGTCACCATCTTCCACCTCATGGAGATCGCCACGCCGCTCGCGTTCCTGCTACTCCGGTTGATGGTGAGATTTGCCTCGGCCCTCCTCCGACACCTGTTTTGGCCGCAAAGCGGACAACCGGACAACGGCGAAGAAAACGTCCAATCGAGGGTGCCGTTTAATCCGCCGGTAATCCAGTGA
- the tmem175 gene encoding endosomal/lysosomal proton channel TMEM175 isoform X3, whose translation MCVCRQILPVAHTKMEVDEELDDNLQLLLGTKVAVYLMTFLIVTVAWAAHIRLFQVIVRIDDTLALLNLACMMLITLLPYTFSLMANFPAHVLGILLFCGCVMVIGLIQSVIVLYAFGRPFLLQHQIRSCEDRSVYRHHILKVLLRVPVMCLLAAVCSFFCYQLSYVLLALVIFLPYISQAILWCRDKLLGPAQEDPEQVMFSTFLPSEALSKERVEAFSDGVYAIVATLLILDICEDNVPEPAAVQQRFNGSLVAALRSYGSVYLAYLGSFATVGLLWFAHHSLFLQVSRATRAMGLLNTLSLAFVGGLPLAFRLTHELPLAELRAERRAVQASCVLVFGAGVFQLATWVAALQGGGRRTLRPAVRYGGPEHVFMLAKLALYPAVALAAFLLTCVLSRFSVTIFHLMEIATPLAFLLLRLMVRFASALLRHLFWPQSGQPDNGEENVQSRVPFNPPVIQ comes from the exons atgtgtgtgtgccggCAGATTCTTCCCGTGGCCCACACCAAGATGGAGGTCGACGAG GAGCTAGATGACAACCTTCAGCTTCTGCTGGGCACCAAGGTGGCCGTCTATCTGATGACCTTCCTCATCGTCACTGTGGCCTGGGCGGCGCACatcag GTTATTCCAGGTGATCGTGCGCATCGACGACACTCTCGCCTTGCTTAACCTT GCGTGCATGATGCTGATCACCTTGCTGCCGTACACG TTTTCGCTGATGGCCAACTTTCCAGCGCACGTTCTGGGAATTCTTCTGTTCTGCGGCTGTGTGATGGTCATCGGTCTCATTCAG TCGGTGATTGTGTTGTACGCCTTCGGCCGTCCATTCCTGCTCCAGCATCAGATCCGATCATGTGAGGATCGCTCCGTGTACAGACATCACATCCTCAAAGTCCTGCTGAGGGTTCCTGTCATGTGCCTCCTGGCTGCAGTTTGCTCCTTCTTCTGCTACCAGCTG TCGTACGTGTTGCTGGCTCTGGTCATCTTCCTTCCATACATCTCCCAGGCCATCCTGTGGTGTCGAGACAAACTCCTCG GTCCTGCGCAGGAGGATCCGGAACAGGTTATGTTCTCCACCTTCCTACCCAGCGAAGCCCTAAGTAAAGAACGCGTGGAGGCCTTCAGCGACGGTGTCTATGCCATTGTGGCCACGCTGCTCATCCTGGACATTTG CGAGGACAACGTCCCCGAGCCGGCCGCCGTGCAGCAGCGCTTCAACGGCAGCCTGGTGGCGGCGCTGCGTTCGTACGGGTCGGTGTACCTGGCCTACCTGGGCTCCTTCGCCACGGTGGGCCTGCTGTGGTTCGCGCACCACTCGCTCTTCCTGCAGGTGTCTCGGGCCACGCGCGCCATGGGCCTGCTCAACACGCTGTCCCTGGCCTTCGTCGGCGGCCTGCCGCTGGCCTTCCGGCTCACCCACGAGCTGCCGCTGGCCGAGCTGCGCGCCGAGCGCCGCGCCGTGCAGGCCAGCTGCGTCCTGGTCTTCGGCGCCGGCGTGTTCCAGCTGGCCACCTGGGTGGCGGCGCTTCAGGGCGGCGGGCGGCGGACGCTGCGGCCGGCCGTGCGCTACGGTGGGCCCGAGCACGTTTTCATGCTGGCCAAGCTGGCGCTGTACCCGGCCGTGGCGCTGGCCGCCTTCCTGCTCACGTGCGTGCTGAGCCGCTTCAGCGTCACCATCTTCCACCTCATGGAGATCGCCACGCCGCTCGCGTTCCTGCTACTCCGGTTGATGGTGAGATTTGCCTCGGCCCTCCTCCGACACCTGTTTTGGCCGCAAAGCGGACAACCGGACAACGGCGAAGAAAACGTCCAATCGAGGGTGCCGTTTAATCCGCCGGTAATCCAGTGA